One part of the Dysidea avara chromosome 10, odDysAvar1.4, whole genome shotgun sequence genome encodes these proteins:
- the LOC136268735 gene encoding uncharacterized protein has translation MSFLDLKEKGNKHFSSSAYDQAVACYTEAIALQPQNHVLFSNRSAAFIKLKQYQEALADADQCVTLEPKFARGHLRRAAALNGLKMYSKAMPSAEEGYKLRASDRICKDCIDEWLIASSAVLKPEVDKMDDIPQGTSPVTKKCMELLCTLQQQNSSSGGVTVEFLQTYMFSFIEELKWLLEKFGHVLSSHMSEWVTALLESLKVDPRTHAASKMITELQETKLKELVKWLDTEVDHILYPMLCPIVALFTVAMLTCASNLGHVLSFRNHIQILTKACLVFYTESLLCTEEYIKIQIHAMQLLLNSYCMESGHAVGNKKDEATEIKTISQKLQVLLSHYNPSSADYAEVKRSTQEVISNASLVFF, from the coding sequence ATGTCATTCCTAGATTTAAAAGAGAAAGGCAACAAACACTTTTCAAGCAGTGCTTATGACCAAGCAGTTGCCTGTTATACAGAGGCAATAGCTCTGCAGCCACAAAACCATGTGCTTTTTAGTAACCGAAGTGCTGCCTTCATAAAACTGAAACAGTATCAAGAGGCATTAGCTGATGCTGACCAATGCGTCACTCTGGAGCCAAAATTTGCAAGAGGGCATTTAAGGAGGGCTGCAGCTCTTAATGGActaaaaatgtacagtaaaGCTATGCCATCGGCTGAAGAAGGATATAAGTTACGTGCCAGTGACCGTATTTGCAAAGATTGCATTGATGAATGGCTGATAGCATCCTCAGCAGTGTTGAAACCAGAAGTAGATAAAATGGATGACATTCCCCAAGGTACTTCCCCTGTAACAAAGAAATGCATGGAGTTACTATGCACACTACAACAACAAAATTCAAGCTCTGGTGGAGTAACAGTAGAATTTCTTCAAACCTACATGTTTAGTTTTATTGAAGAGCTTAAATGGTTATTAGAAAAGTTTGGTCATGTTCTTTCAAGCCATATGAGTGaatgggtgactgctttattagagtcccTTAAAGTGGATCCTCGTACACACGCAGCTTCCAAGATGATTACTGAATTGCAAGAAACAAAGTTGAAAGAGTTGGTTAAATGGCTTGATACAGAAGTGGACCACATATTGTATCCAATGCTTTGCCCCATTGTTGCTCTTTTCACTGTGGCGATGTTAACTTGTGCTTCAAACCTTGGTCACGTACTGTCTTTTCGAAATCACATACAAATTTTGACAAAGGCATGTTTAGTTTTCTATACTGAGTCACTTCTTTGTACTGAAGAGTACATCAAGATTCAAATCCATGCTATGCAGTTATTACTAAATTCGTATTGTATGGAGAGCGGCCATGCTGTAGGTAACAAAAAGGATGAGGCTACAGAAATAAAAACAATTTCACAAAAGCTTCAAGTTCTACTTAGTCATTACAACCCTTCTTCAGCTGATTATGCAGAAGTGAAGAGATCTACCCAAGAAGTTATTAGTAATGCGTCTCTTGTTTTCTTCTGA